In Herbaspirillum seropedicae, a single window of DNA contains:
- a CDS encoding DUF2515 family protein, with the protein MEGVESRMMWIKRAADSFHSLMQQKPDYMEAGLRTMAGRVTMDDSESPVLKAPQIYRL; encoded by the coding sequence TTGGAAGGGGTAGAAAGCCGGATGATGTGGATTAAACGCGCTGCTGATAGTTTTCATTCATTGATGCAACAGAAACCTGATTACATGGAGGCAGGGTTGCGCACCATGGCTGGCAGGGTAACCATGGACGATAGTGAGTCTCCGGTATTGAAGGCGCCCCAGATCTACCGCCTATAG
- a CDS encoding heme biosynthesis protein HemY, with translation MKILLWLLTLFASAIGLAVLARFNPGNVVLFYPPYRIDLSLNFFIFAVLAVFLVIYVVIRAIRLTQKLPGRVIAYRRAKRENESNKALRDALKAYFEGRFGQAEKSATRASDLPDNAGIAALIGARAAHRMRQGERRDIWLASTEVDPTLKAARLMTALELQVDEHHFKQALETVEELNANGTRHIQALQWALKANQQAKNWPEVLRLVQTLDKRNALHPALSNRLREMSYDALLSDRSHDAESIRLLWNAVPSADKLKPYIAVRAAQAFSSRGLHDEARSLLERGLAADWDIRLLRAYRESTAEAGSPALLSQIEHCESWLSKNPTDAELALTLGMFCLRQKLWGKAQRHLEQALSDAIEPRTVRESHLALAQLHEALDQPDQAAAHYKQCALATAIR, from the coding sequence ATGAAAATACTGCTCTGGCTTCTGACCCTCTTCGCGTCCGCTATCGGCCTGGCCGTGCTGGCGCGTTTCAATCCCGGCAATGTGGTGCTGTTCTACCCGCCGTACCGCATCGACCTGTCGCTGAACTTCTTCATCTTCGCCGTGCTGGCGGTGTTCCTGGTGATCTACGTGGTCATCCGCGCCATCCGCCTGACCCAGAAGCTGCCGGGCCGCGTGATCGCCTATCGCCGCGCCAAGCGCGAGAACGAAAGCAACAAGGCCTTGCGCGACGCTCTGAAGGCCTACTTCGAAGGTCGTTTCGGCCAGGCCGAGAAGTCCGCCACGCGGGCTTCGGACCTGCCCGACAATGCCGGCATCGCCGCCCTGATCGGCGCGCGCGCCGCGCATCGCATGCGCCAGGGCGAGCGCCGTGACATCTGGCTGGCCAGCACCGAAGTCGATCCCACGCTCAAGGCCGCGCGCCTGATGACCGCCCTGGAACTGCAGGTGGACGAGCACCACTTCAAGCAGGCCCTGGAGACGGTGGAAGAGTTGAACGCCAACGGCACCCGCCACATCCAGGCATTGCAATGGGCCCTGAAGGCCAACCAGCAAGCCAAGAACTGGCCCGAAGTGCTGCGCCTGGTGCAGACCCTGGACAAGCGCAACGCCCTCCATCCGGCCCTGTCGAACCGCTTGCGCGAGATGTCCTACGACGCCTTGCTGTCGGACCGCTCCCATGACGCCGAGTCGATCCGCCTGCTGTGGAACGCCGTGCCCAGCGCCGACAAGCTCAAGCCCTACATCGCCGTGCGCGCCGCCCAGGCCTTCTCCAGCCGCGGCCTGCACGACGAGGCGCGCAGCCTGCTGGAACGCGGGCTGGCCGCTGACTGGGATATCCGCTTGCTGCGCGCCTACCGCGAATCGACCGCCGAAGCCGGCTCGCCGGCGCTGCTCTCGCAGATCGAGCATTGCGAATCCTGGCTGTCCAAGAACCCCACCGATGCCGAGCTGGCGCTGACCCTGGGCATGTTCTGCCTGCGCCAGAAGCTGTGGGGCAAGGCCCAGCGCCACCTGGAGCAAGCCCTGTCGGACGCCATCGAGCCGCGCACCGTGCGCGAATCGCACCTGGCCCTGGCCCAGCTGCATGAAGCGCTGGACCAGCCCGACCAGGCCGCCGCCCACTACAAGCAATGCGCGCTGGCCACAGCCATCCGTTGA
- a CDS encoding DUF4440 domain-containing protein, which produces MKIVLSASALALILTGCASPQPGNGAGDISVLGPGETLVCKRTTGKEIAALFDRWNQSLQTLEPEAVAANYAPRSILLPTVSNKPRFTNEERIDYFEHFLHNKPVGKIDQRWLSIGCNTAIDAGLYSFTFGTTGQVVHARYTFTYEWDGKQWLISSHHSSAMPEK; this is translated from the coding sequence ATGAAAATAGTCCTTTCGGCATCTGCGTTAGCCTTGATCCTCACCGGCTGCGCCTCGCCCCAGCCGGGCAATGGGGCCGGCGACATCTCGGTGTTGGGACCTGGCGAGACCCTGGTCTGCAAGCGAACCACCGGTAAGGAAATTGCCGCATTGTTCGACCGCTGGAACCAATCGCTGCAAACACTCGAGCCCGAAGCGGTCGCGGCCAATTACGCGCCTCGCTCAATACTCTTGCCGACCGTTTCCAACAAGCCACGATTTACCAACGAAGAGCGTATCGATTACTTCGAACACTTCCTGCACAACAAGCCGGTAGGCAAGATCGATCAGCGTTGGCTTTCGATCGGCTGCAACACTGCGATCGACGCTGGCCTCTACAGTTTTACCTTTGGCACCACCGGCCAGGTCGTTCATGCCCGTTACACCTTTACCTATGAATGGGATGGCAAGCAATGGCTGATCAGCAGCCACCATTCGTCGGCCATGCCGGAGAAGTGA
- a CDS encoding methyl-accepting chemotaxis protein encodes MTIARKLYLLIVAVVLGVIMQAVVGLYQSHRIASSAGYSATDTIPSVLALNGATDAIYGIRLNIARYVIEPTAREKTVANMAALHQKAQDFFDQFERCCISDDTDRRMLEADRRFFAEYEKHRMAMVDLGSAGKEDALRVAMEEKMAPTGQRLMAVLNEHKNYNEQLGRQGAEAADEHLQLSIYLTIAAATLVIVMVSALSLLLVRNIRHSLHAATELADTIGRGDLSSQIVLRGRDEVTQLMLSLQRMTGSLVQILGKVNDSAATIETATREIASGNLDLSSRTEAQAGSLEETVSAMGQLTTTVKQNADNARQADELAQSASGVAGQAGKVVDEVILTMEAINASSLKIVDIISVIDGIAFQTNILALNAAVEAARAGEQGRGFAVVASEVRSLAQRSASAAREIKELIDDSVNKVQSGSRLVLQAGSTMEEVVTSVRRVSGIVRDISVASGEQSDGIAQVNQAIGMMDQTTQQNAALVEEAAAASQSLREQAKGLAQAVSVFRLERSAEAPQPESTEPVQEQPAMLALTA; translated from the coding sequence ATGACCATAGCAAGAAAACTTTATCTTCTGATCGTTGCCGTCGTACTCGGCGTGATCATGCAGGCCGTGGTGGGTCTCTACCAGAGCCACAGGATCGCCAGCTCAGCCGGCTATTCCGCGACCGATACCATTCCCAGCGTGCTGGCGCTCAATGGCGCCACCGACGCCATCTATGGCATCCGGCTCAACATCGCGCGTTACGTGATCGAACCGACCGCACGCGAGAAGACCGTGGCCAATATGGCCGCCCTGCATCAGAAGGCGCAGGACTTCTTCGACCAGTTCGAGCGATGCTGTATTTCCGACGACACCGACCGGCGCATGCTGGAAGCGGATCGTCGTTTTTTTGCCGAGTACGAGAAGCACCGCATGGCCATGGTCGACCTCGGCAGTGCCGGCAAGGAAGATGCGCTGCGCGTTGCCATGGAAGAGAAGATGGCGCCTACCGGCCAGCGCCTCATGGCCGTGCTCAATGAACACAAGAACTACAACGAGCAGCTCGGCAGGCAGGGCGCCGAAGCTGCTGACGAGCATCTGCAGCTGTCCATCTATCTGACCATTGCCGCCGCTACGCTGGTGATCGTGATGGTCAGCGCGCTGAGCCTGCTGCTGGTGCGCAATATCCGTCATTCGCTGCACGCCGCCACGGAGCTGGCCGACACCATCGGGCGTGGCGACCTCAGTTCGCAGATCGTCTTGCGCGGACGTGACGAAGTCACGCAGTTGATGCTGTCGCTGCAGCGGATGACGGGCAGCCTGGTGCAGATCCTGGGCAAGGTCAACGACAGCGCCGCCACCATTGAAACAGCCACCCGCGAGATTGCCAGCGGCAATCTGGATCTTTCCTCGCGCACCGAAGCCCAGGCCGGTTCGCTGGAGGAGACCGTCTCCGCCATGGGCCAGCTCACTACCACCGTCAAGCAGAACGCCGACAACGCCCGTCAGGCCGACGAACTGGCGCAGTCAGCATCAGGCGTGGCGGGGCAGGCGGGCAAGGTGGTTGACGAGGTGATCTTGACCATGGAGGCGATCAATGCGTCTTCACTGAAGATCGTGGACATCATCAGTGTGATCGATGGCATTGCTTTCCAGACCAATATCCTGGCGCTCAATGCCGCCGTCGAAGCTGCTCGCGCTGGGGAGCAGGGGCGCGGGTTTGCCGTGGTCGCGTCCGAAGTGCGCTCGCTGGCCCAGCGCTCGGCCTCGGCGGCGCGCGAGATCAAGGAGCTAATCGATGACTCGGTCAACAAGGTCCAGAGCGGTAGTCGCCTGGTGCTGCAGGCCGGCAGCACGATGGAAGAAGTGGTCACTAGCGTGCGGCGCGTCAGCGGCATCGTGCGCGATATCAGCGTGGCCAGCGGCGAGCAGAGCGACGGCATCGCCCAGGTCAACCAGGCCATCGGCATGATGGATCAGACTACTCAGCAGAATGCCGCGCTGGTGGAAGAGGCCGCCGCCGCGTCGCAATCCTTGCGCGAACAGGCCAAGGGGCTGGCGCAGGCAGTGTCCGTGTTCCGTCTGGAACGTAGTGCCGAAGCGCCCCAACCTGAATCGACTGAGCCGGTGCAGGAGCAGCCGGCTATGCTGGCATTGACCGCGTAA
- a CDS encoding methyl-accepting chemotaxis protein, whose protein sequence is MTIAKKLHLLTLAVILGLASLSLLGIYQSREVAKAASYSSVNTVPSLLALGDAGEAAFGIRVGIWKYAAATDPVSRTRLEKAMAEQHDRVLAAFDRYAREDISDDTDRKLLEADRQAFADYEKQRAVVLRIGAESRNEEALRAIEQLVVPPGDKLIAALAEHRKYKEQLGRQGVETAEGILQSSTYQAILVSLLVAAIVGATSLLISRGISVSLDDAIRVANAIAHGDLSSKVKMTGKDEVGQLLHAIGEMTASLVNIVGNVRQSVAAIESASSEIASGNLDLSARTEAQAGSIEETASAMEQLTATVKQNADNAHQADTLASSASSVASEGGKVVQEVVHTMDAINSSSLKIVDIISVIDGIAFQTNILALNAAVEAARAGEQGRGFAVVASEVRSLAQRSASAAREIKELIDDSVEKVQSGSRLVMQAGNTMEQVVTSVQRVSDIVRDISVASGEQSDGIAQVNQAIGMMDQTTQQNAALVEEAAAASQSLREQAKGLAQAVSVFRLERSAAAAKPAVVAPVQEQPAMLALTA, encoded by the coding sequence ATGACCATCGCTAAGAAACTCCATCTCCTGACCCTCGCGGTCATCCTCGGTCTGGCCAGCCTGTCATTGCTGGGCATCTATCAAAGCAGGGAAGTGGCCAAGGCCGCCAGCTATTCATCCGTCAACACCGTCCCCAGCCTGCTCGCGCTGGGGGATGCAGGCGAAGCCGCTTTCGGTATCCGCGTGGGCATCTGGAAATACGCCGCCGCCACCGATCCGGTCTCGCGCACCCGCCTGGAAAAAGCCATGGCCGAACAGCATGACCGCGTGCTGGCCGCCTTCGATCGCTATGCCCGCGAAGACATTTCCGACGACACCGACCGCAAGCTGCTTGAGGCCGATCGCCAGGCCTTCGCCGACTACGAAAAGCAGCGCGCCGTAGTGCTGCGCATCGGCGCCGAGTCCCGCAATGAAGAGGCCTTGCGCGCCATCGAGCAACTGGTGGTGCCGCCCGGCGACAAGCTCATCGCCGCGCTCGCCGAGCATCGCAAGTACAAGGAGCAACTGGGTCGCCAGGGCGTGGAAACCGCTGAGGGCATCTTGCAGTCCTCGACCTACCAGGCCATTCTCGTGAGCCTGCTGGTGGCGGCGATAGTGGGCGCGACCAGCCTGTTGATCTCGCGCGGGATCTCGGTCTCGCTCGATGACGCCATCCGCGTGGCCAACGCCATCGCACACGGCGACCTCAGTTCCAAGGTCAAGATGACCGGCAAGGACGAGGTCGGCCAGCTGCTGCACGCCATCGGCGAGATGACGGCCAGCCTGGTCAATATCGTCGGCAATGTGCGCCAGAGTGTGGCAGCCATCGAGTCCGCCTCCTCCGAGATCGCCTCCGGCAACCTCGATCTGTCGGCCCGCACTGAAGCGCAGGCCGGCTCCATCGAAGAGACTGCTTCAGCCATGGAACAGCTCACCGCCACCGTGAAGCAGAACGCCGACAACGCCCACCAGGCCGATACCCTGGCCAGCTCCGCTTCGTCGGTGGCCTCCGAAGGCGGCAAGGTGGTGCAGGAGGTGGTGCACACTATGGATGCCATCAACAGCTCGTCGCTGAAGATCGTGGACATCATCAGCGTCATCGACGGGATCGCTTTCCAGACCAACATCCTGGCGCTCAATGCCGCCGTCGAAGCCGCCCGCGCTGGAGAGCAGGGACGCGGCTTCGCCGTGGTCGCCTCCGAAGTGCGCTCGCTGGCCCAGCGTTCGGCCTCGGCGGCGCGCGAGATCAAGGAACTCATCGACGACTCCGTGGAGAAGGTCCAGAGCGGCAGCCGCCTGGTGATGCAGGCCGGCAACACCATGGAACAGGTGGTGACGAGCGTGCAGCGCGTCAGCGACATCGTGCGCGACATCAGTGTGGCCAGTGGTGAGCAGAGCGACGGCATCGCCCAGGTCAATCAGGCCATCGGCATGATGGACCAGACTACCCAGCAGAATGCCGCGCTGGTGGAAGAGGCCGCCGCCGCCTCGCAATCCCTGCGTGAACAGGCCAAGGGCCTGGCGCAGGCGGTGTCGGTGTTCCGTCTGGAACGCAGTGCTGCGGCGGCCAAGCCTGCAGTGGTTGCGCCGGTGCAGGAACAGCCGGCCATGCTGGCATTGACCGCATAA
- a CDS encoding DUF3300 domain-containing protein, translating into MNKSTLAWAACLVFSLVSGMPAQAQSAYPPAPAVYTQQQLDQMLAPVALYPDSLLAQVLMASTYPLEVVQAQRFIEARPGLQGDGLARAVAPMPWDPSVKALVQFPSVLAMMNDRLDWMQQLGQAFLGQQPAVMDTVQNLRERARIAGTLESSPQQRVVVQDDFIEIVPVNPQVVYVPYYNPVVVYGDWWWPSAPPVVWAPPPRYRPPSYNPGFSASISFSTGIGVMSAVFGEARPDWRERQVMVTQTRITNVNNINNNVVNNRIVNNNVTINRNVTVNQRPVVWHHEGRYGAGRAVPPPPALAAQAAPRPSPQGQPQAAAGMPSWRDHGPQPGPARPLPVADNPQQRIAQQDQMRQRQAVEQQRQREQQANDQQRQREQIVREQQRQHEQQAQDQRQQQQAQERQWQQRQQQMQMQMQQQHQQQMQQQQLQQQQREQQMRQQHQQQEQQREQQRQQQMMNQQREQQQRQMEQARQQQEQMRREQQARQQPPREPHPRREERRDDRRDERS; encoded by the coding sequence GTGAACAAGTCAACCCTGGCCTGGGCCGCCTGCCTGGTCTTTTCGCTGGTCTCGGGCATGCCGGCGCAGGCGCAGAGCGCCTATCCCCCTGCCCCGGCCGTCTATACCCAGCAGCAGCTGGACCAGATGCTGGCGCCGGTGGCGCTGTATCCCGATTCGCTGCTGGCCCAGGTGCTGATGGCCTCGACCTATCCGCTGGAAGTGGTGCAGGCGCAGCGCTTCATCGAAGCGCGACCGGGCTTGCAGGGCGACGGGCTGGCGCGGGCGGTGGCGCCCATGCCGTGGGACCCTAGCGTGAAGGCGCTGGTGCAGTTTCCCTCGGTGCTGGCGATGATGAATGATCGCCTGGACTGGATGCAACAGCTGGGCCAGGCTTTCCTGGGCCAGCAACCGGCGGTGATGGATACGGTGCAGAACCTGCGCGAACGCGCTCGCATCGCCGGTACGCTCGAATCCAGTCCGCAGCAACGGGTGGTGGTGCAGGATGATTTCATCGAGATCGTGCCGGTCAATCCGCAGGTGGTCTATGTGCCCTACTACAATCCGGTCGTGGTCTACGGCGACTGGTGGTGGCCCTCGGCGCCGCCGGTGGTGTGGGCGCCGCCACCGCGTTATCGCCCGCCCAGCTACAACCCGGGGTTCTCGGCCAGCATCAGCTTCAGCACTGGTATCGGCGTGATGAGCGCGGTCTTTGGCGAGGCTCGCCCGGATTGGCGTGAGCGCCAGGTGATGGTGACCCAGACGCGCATCACCAACGTCAACAACATCAATAACAATGTGGTCAACAACCGCATCGTCAACAACAACGTCACCATCAACCGTAACGTGACCGTCAACCAGCGCCCGGTGGTATGGCATCACGAAGGGCGTTATGGCGCTGGGCGCGCTGTCCCGCCGCCGCCCGCATTGGCGGCACAGGCGGCGCCCCGTCCCTCGCCCCAGGGGCAGCCGCAGGCTGCGGCAGGCATGCCTTCCTGGCGTGACCATGGTCCGCAACCCGGCCCCGCGCGACCTTTGCCGGTGGCCGACAACCCGCAGCAGCGCATCGCCCAGCAAGACCAGATGCGCCAGCGCCAGGCCGTCGAGCAGCAGCGCCAGCGTGAACAACAGGCCAATGACCAGCAACGCCAGCGCGAACAGATTGTGCGCGAGCAGCAACGCCAGCACGAGCAGCAGGCCCAGGACCAGCGTCAGCAGCAACAGGCGCAGGAGCGCCAGTGGCAACAACGGCAACAACAGATGCAGATGCAGATGCAGCAGCAACACCAGCAGCAGATGCAACAACAGCAATTGCAGCAACAGCAACGTGAACAGCAGATGCGCCAGCAGCATCAGCAACAGGAACAGCAGCGCGAACAGCAACGCCAGCAGCAGATGATGAACCAGCAGCGCGAGCAGCAGCAGCGCCAGATGGAGCAGGCCCGCCAGCAGCAGGAGCAGATGCGCCGCGAACAGCAGGCGCGCCAGCAGCCACCGCGCGAGCCGCACCCGCGCCGGGAGGAGCGGCGCGATGACCGACGCGACGAGCGCTCCTGA
- a CDS encoding peptide chain release factor 3: MQEPSNELPDVASSAADDASDAASGNRKVSTDLIAREVKRRRTFGIISHPDAGKTTLTEKLLLFSGAIQLAGTVKARKSGRHATSDWMEIEKQRGISVASSVMQFEYRDHVVNLLDTPGHQDFSEDTYRVLTAVDSALMVIDAAKGVEEQTIKLLNVCRMRNTPIITFMNKLDRETRDSLELLDELESVLKIQCAPVTWPIGMGKNFRGVYHLLRDEIMLFKAGEERANGNVEIIKGIDNPKLAEMFPLEIEQLKMEVELVHGASHPFNLDDFLAGVQTPVFFGSAINNFGVREILDALLDWAPGPGGRDATVREVKPTEEPFSGFVFKIQANMDPAHRDRIAFLRVCSGRFERGMKLKHLRLNRDIKVSSVVTFMASSREQVEEAYAGDIIGLPNHGNMQIGDSFSEGEMLQFTGIPYFAPDFFRVARIRNPLKIKQLHKGLQQLGEEGAVQVFKPVTGSDLILGAVGVLQFEVVASRLLNEYGVDAVFEGTSISSARWISCDDKKKLADFEKSSAGANLAIDAAGNMAYLASSGVNLRLTQERWPEITFHATREHAAKLD, translated from the coding sequence ATGCAAGAACCCAGCAACGAACTCCCTGATGTCGCCAGCAGCGCTGCCGACGATGCCTCCGACGCCGCCAGCGGCAACCGCAAGGTCTCGACCGACCTGATCGCGCGTGAAGTCAAGCGCCGCCGCACCTTTGGCATCATCTCCCACCCTGACGCGGGTAAGACCACGCTGACCGAAAAGCTGCTGCTGTTCTCGGGCGCGATCCAGCTGGCCGGCACGGTGAAGGCGCGCAAGAGCGGCCGTCATGCGACCTCGGACTGGATGGAAATCGAAAAGCAACGCGGCATTTCGGTGGCCAGCTCGGTGATGCAGTTCGAATACCGCGACCACGTGGTCAACCTGCTCGACACCCCCGGCCACCAGGACTTCTCCGAAGACACCTATCGCGTCTTGACCGCCGTGGACTCGGCGCTGATGGTGATCGACGCCGCCAAGGGCGTGGAAGAGCAGACCATCAAGCTGTTGAACGTCTGCCGCATGCGCAACACGCCCATCATCACCTTCATGAACAAGCTGGACCGCGAAACCCGCGATTCGCTGGAGCTGCTCGATGAGCTGGAGTCGGTGCTGAAGATCCAGTGCGCGCCGGTGACCTGGCCGATCGGCATGGGCAAGAATTTCCGTGGCGTGTATCACTTGCTGCGCGACGAGATCATGCTGTTCAAGGCGGGGGAAGAACGCGCCAATGGCAACGTGGAAATCATCAAGGGCATCGACAATCCCAAGCTGGCCGAGATGTTCCCGCTGGAAATCGAACAGCTGAAGATGGAAGTGGAGCTGGTGCATGGCGCCTCGCATCCCTTCAACCTGGACGACTTCCTGGCTGGCGTCCAGACGCCGGTCTTCTTTGGCTCGGCCATCAACAACTTCGGCGTGCGCGAGATCCTGGATGCGCTGCTGGACTGGGCGCCAGGCCCGGGTGGACGCGATGCCACGGTGCGCGAGGTCAAGCCGACCGAAGAGCCCTTCTCCGGTTTCGTCTTCAAGATCCAGGCCAACATGGACCCGGCCCACCGCGACCGCATCGCCTTCCTGCGCGTGTGCTCGGGCCGCTTCGAGCGCGGCATGAAATTGAAGCACCTGCGCCTGAACCGCGATATCAAGGTGTCCTCGGTGGTGACCTTCATGGCTTCCAGCCGCGAACAGGTGGAAGAAGCCTATGCCGGCGACATCATCGGCCTGCCCAACCACGGCAACATGCAGATCGGCGACAGCTTCTCCGAAGGCGAGATGCTGCAATTCACCGGCATCCCCTACTTCGCACCGGACTTCTTCCGCGTGGCGCGCATCCGCAATCCGCTCAAGATCAAGCAATTGCACAAGGGCCTGCAGCAGCTGGGCGAAGAAGGCGCGGTACAGGTCTTCAAGCCCGTCACCGGCAGCGACCTGATCCTGGGCGCGGTGGGCGTGCTGCAGTTCGAAGTGGTGGCCAGCCGCCTGTTGAATGAATATGGCGTGGACGCGGTCTTCGAAGGCACCAGCATCAGCAGCGCGCGCTGGATCAGCTGCGACGACAAGAAGAAGCTGGCTGACTTCGAGAAGTCTTCGGCCGGCGCCAACCTGGCCATCGATGCCGCTGGCAACATGGCCTACCTGGCCAGCTCGGGGGTGAACCTGCGCCTGACCCAGGAGCGCTGGCCCGAAATCACCTTCCATGCCACCCGCGAACACGCGGCCAAGCTGGACTAA
- a CDS encoding GNAT family N-acetyltransferase: MSHHLIWRRDDFLIDTDPDRLDIPLIHDVLTHSSWSPGIDINTVRTAIANSLCFGLYRGARQIGFARVVTDHATFGYLCDVFVLEDLRGQGLGRWLIESCNQHPTLLKLRRVMLTTSTAPWLYARCGFEAINRGDFVWHISRPDIYRTGSAD; this comes from the coding sequence ATGAGCCATCATCTGATCTGGCGGCGCGATGATTTTCTCATCGACACCGATCCCGACCGGCTGGATATCCCCCTCATCCATGACGTTCTCACCCATTCGAGCTGGTCTCCCGGCATCGACATCAACACCGTGCGCACGGCCATTGCCAACAGCCTCTGCTTTGGCCTCTATCGCGGCGCCCGGCAGATCGGTTTCGCCCGCGTGGTGACCGACCACGCCACCTTCGGCTACCTGTGCGATGTGTTCGTCCTCGAAGACTTGCGCGGCCAGGGTCTGGGACGTTGGCTCATTGAATCCTGCAACCAGCATCCGACCCTGCTCAAACTGCGTCGCGTGATGCTGACCACGTCTACCGCGCCCTGGCTGTATGCGCGCTGTGGTTTCGAGGCGATCAATCGCGGCGACTTCGTCTGGCACATTTCCCGTCCTGACATCTACCGCACCGGCTCCGCCGACTGA
- the ppa gene encoding inorganic diphosphatase translates to MSLNNVPAGRDLPNDFNVIIEIPMNADPIKYEVDKDTGAIFVDRFMGTAMHYPCNYGYIPQTLSQDGDPVDVLVITPFPLIPGVVVRCRPIGVLKMADESGIDAKLLAVPVDKILPIYTHWQKPEDLNELRLNQIKHFFEHYKDLEKGKWVKVEGWEGPDAARAEILAGVEAYKNAK, encoded by the coding sequence ATGAGCCTGAACAACGTCCCCGCTGGCCGCGACCTGCCCAATGACTTCAACGTGATCATCGAGATCCCGATGAACGCCGATCCGATCAAGTATGAAGTGGACAAGGACACCGGCGCCATCTTCGTCGACCGTTTCATGGGCACCGCCATGCACTATCCGTGCAACTACGGCTACATCCCCCAGACCCTGTCGCAAGATGGCGACCCGGTCGACGTGCTGGTGATCACCCCGTTCCCGCTGATCCCGGGCGTGGTGGTGCGTTGCCGTCCTATCGGCGTGCTCAAGATGGCCGATGAATCCGGTATCGACGCCAAGCTGCTGGCCGTGCCGGTCGACAAGATCCTGCCGATCTACACCCACTGGCAAAAGCCGGAAGACCTGAACGAACTGCGCCTGAACCAGATCAAGCACTTCTTCGAGCACTACAAGGACCTGGAAAAGGGCAAGTGGGTCAAGGTCGAAGGCTGGGAAGGCCCGGACGCCGCCCGCGCCGAAATCCTGGCGGGCGTGGAAGCATACAAGAACGCCAAGTAA